The nucleotide window GACGCCGAACTTCCGGCCGAGCATCCGTGGCGTCTCCTCGGGCGAGTCGTAGCTCGTCGGGCCGCGTACGGCGTCGAAGGCGTAGTCGACGAACTCCTGGAACCGGGCCCGGTGTTCGTCGCCGAGTTCGCGGACTGTCCGCTCGGGCATACCCCCTACTGGTAGCGGTCCCCACGAATAGGTTCCGGCGGAACTTGGTCCGTTCCGACGTACTTATGTTTCCGATGGGTTTCTCCCCGGGTGGGTACGACAGTACTGATCCTGCCAACCCACTTGTCGTACCTCTCTGTGCCTGGAGAGCGGCCGTACCGTCTTGCACCCTCACTCGACAGTCCGGTCCGCAGGCTGCTGCGCCCTCACTCGACGGCGCCGTCCTCGCGGAGCCGGTCGACCTCTTCGGGAGTCCGGTCGAGGTGTTCGGTCAGCACCGCGTCGGTGTGCTCGCCCAGTTGCGGCGGGCCCGACCGGACCGAGGTGTCGGCATCCGAGAAGTGAAGCGGGTGGCCGTGCAGCGTCACCTCGCCGATCTCGTCGTCCTCGTACTCGAAGACGTAGTCGCGTGCGCGGGCCTGCGGGTGCTCGACCACGTCGCTGACCCGGTTGAGCGGGCCGTTGGGAAAGCCCATCTCGTCGAATATCTCGCGCCACTCCGCCGTGGTCTTCTCCCTGAGCTTGGGGCGGATGACCGCCATCAGCTCTGCGTAGTGCTCCTGACGGAGCCGCTGGGAGTCGTACTCCAGCAGGTGGTCGGCGTCCTCCAACACCTCGGTGACAAAGCGCTCCCACGACCCCTGGCCGGTGACGCTCAACACCATGTGGCCGTCGGCGGTCTCGAACAGTTCGTAGGGGACGCCCGTCTGGTGGCGGGTGCCGTAGGGAGTGGGGTCCTCGCCGGTGATCCCGTAGCGGGTGATGTACTCCTCCATGAAGGAGACGATAGTCCCGAAGAGGTTGGTCTCGACCTTCTGGCCGCCCGTCTCACCCTCGCCCGCCCCGGCTGTCGGTTCGCGTGCCCGCTCGCGCTCGTAGAGCGCGGTGAGAACCCCGAGGAGGGCGTAGAGGCCGCTCCCGATGTCGCCCAGCGCCTGCCCGAGCTTGACCGGCTGGCCGTCCTCCGGCCCGGTGACGCTCATGATCCCGCCCTCGGCCTGCATCACGAGGTCGACCCCGCGGCGGTCGCTGTCGGGCCCTTCCTCGCCGTACCCCTTGACCGAGGCGTAGACCAGGTCGGGGTTGACCTCCTCGGTCAGGTACTCGTAGCCCAGGCCGAACTCCTCCATCACGCCGAGGCTGTAGTTCTCGACGAGGACGTCCGCGTCCGCGACGAGGTCCTCGACGACCTGTCGACCCTCCTCGTGTTTGAGGTTGACCGCGATGCTCTTCTTGTTGCGGTTGCGGGCGATGAAATTGACGCCCATGCCCCCCTGCTCGGGGTGGCTGTGCCGTTCCGGGTCGCCGACGCCCGGCCGCTCGACCTTGATGACTTCCGCGCCGAGTTCGCTCAGGATCTGCGTGCACCACGGCCCCGCCCGGTACCGCGAGAAGTCGACCACAGTGAGATGACCCAGGGGTTCGTCTGCCATACGCCTCCCGAACGCCGCCCCGGCATTAAAATCCCCGCGGGCTGCCGGGACCGGGTCGACCGGTTAGAACGAGTCGATGACGGGGATACCGACCGTCCCGAAGTCGGTCATCGCCTCCAGTTTCTCGTTGACTTCAGGCAGGTCGACCGTCTCGCTGACGACCGCGCTGGGCTGGAGTTTGCCGGTCGCGGTCATCCGGAAGATCTCGTCGTAGCGGGTCGGCGGCATCCCGAGCGAGCCGATGAACTCGATCTCCTGCATCACGATGGCGTCGGTCGGCAGCGCGACCATGCCCTGTTCCTCCTGTGTCGTCAGGCCGATCTGGACGTGCTGGCCGCGGTTGCCGAGGCTGAGCACGGAGTTGCGACAGGTCTCGGCGACCCCCAGCGCGTCGACCGAGACGTCCGCGTCGTCGCCGATGGCCTCCCGCACGGCGGCGGGCACGTCGTCTGTTTCGCTCGCGTTGACCCGCGCGCTCGCTCCCAGGGACTCGGCCCTGTCGAGTTTCTCGTCCATCAGGTCCACCGCGACGACGTTGGCGCCGAGCGCGTCGGCGATGTGGACCGCCGACAGCCCGATCCCCCCACACCCGT belongs to Salinirussus salinus and includes:
- a CDS encoding zinc-dependent alcohol dehydrogenase family protein, with protein sequence MRAAVLEEHGEPLDITDVDAPSAAPDGAVVELEACGICRSDWHGWQGDWEWLDIRTQPGQILGHEPAGRVVEVGEDVEGVSEGDHVAVPFNLGDGSCPECRNGYSNTCENGLPLGFVEEAPGAFAEEVHVPSAGHNLVELPDGVSSVDMAGLGCRFMTSFHALAHRADVGAGDWVAVHGCGGIGLSAVHIADALGANVVAVDLMDEKLDRAESLGASARVNASETDDVPAAVREAIGDDADVSVDALGVAETCRNSVLSLGNRGQHVQIGLTTQEEQGMVALPTDAIVMQEIEFIGSLGMPPTRYDEIFRMTATGKLQPSAVVSETVDLPEVNEKLEAMTDFGTVGIPVIDSF
- a CDS encoding CaiB/BaiF CoA transferase family protein, giving the protein MADEPLGHLTVVDFSRYRAGPWCTQILSELGAEVIKVERPGVGDPERHSHPEQGGMGVNFIARNRNKKSIAVNLKHEEGRQVVEDLVADADVLVENYSLGVMEEFGLGYEYLTEEVNPDLVYASVKGYGEEGPDSDRRGVDLVMQAEGGIMSVTGPEDGQPVKLGQALGDIGSGLYALLGVLTALYERERAREPTAGAGEGETGGQKVETNLFGTIVSFMEEYITRYGITGEDPTPYGTRHQTGVPYELFETADGHMVLSVTGQGSWERFVTEVLEDADHLLEYDSQRLRQEHYAELMAVIRPKLREKTTAEWREIFDEMGFPNGPLNRVSDVVEHPQARARDYVFEYEDDEIGEVTLHGHPLHFSDADTSVRSGPPQLGEHTDAVLTEHLDRTPEEVDRLREDGAVE